In Passer domesticus isolate bPasDom1 chromosome 1, bPasDom1.hap1, whole genome shotgun sequence, one DNA window encodes the following:
- the SLC35B3 gene encoding adenosine 3'-phospho 5'-phosphosulfate transporter 2 isoform X1 — MDLKFTSSRKYISISVPSKSQTMSPHIKSIDDVVVLGMNLSKFSKPTQFFICVSGVFMFYLIYGYLQELIFSVEGFKPFGWYLTLVQFGFYSIFGLIELQLIQDKRRRIPGKTYMIIAFLTVGTMGLSNTSLGYLNYPTQVIFKCCKLIPVMIGGVFIQGKRYNIVDVSAALCMSLGLIWFTLADSTVAPNFNLTGVILISLALCADAVIGNVQEKAMKLHNGSNSEMVLYSYSIGFVYILFGLTCTSGLSPAVTFCSKHPVQTYGYAFLFSLTGYFGISFVLALIKIFGALLAVTVTTGRKAMSIVLSFLFFAKPFTLQYVWSGLLVVLGIFLNVYSKNMDKIKLPSLLGLWKKNVEERKSRTLSQTV, encoded by the exons ATGGATCTGAAATTCACTTCATCGAGAAAATACATTTCCATCAGTGTACCTTCCAAATCTCAAACTATGTCTCCCCATATCAAATCAATAGATGATGTTGTAGTTCTTGGCATGAATCTCAGCAAATTTAGCAAACCTACCCAATTTTTCATCTGTGTTTCTGGAGTTTTTATGTTTTATCTAATCTATGGATATTTACAG gAATTGATATTTTCAGTGGAAGGTTTTAAACCTTTTGGTTGGTACCTCACTTTAGTGCAATTTggattttattccatttttggACTAATAGAATTGCAGTTGATTCAGGACAAAAGAAGAAG AATTCCTGGCAAAACCTACATGATAATAGCATTTTTGACAGTGGGAACTATGGGTTTGTCAAATACCTCTTTAGGATATCTGAATTATCCTACTCAAGTCATCTTCAAGTGCTGTAAACTGATTCCAGTTATGATAGGTGGGGTTTTTATACAAG GAAAACGTTACAATATCGTAGACGTGTCTGCTGCCCTATGTATGAGCCTGGGATTAATATGGTTTACTTTAGCTGACAGCACAGTTGCACCAAACTTCAACTTGACAG gTGTGATCCTAATATCCCTTGCCCTCTGCGCAGATGCAGTTATAGGAAATGTACAGGAAAAAGCTATGAAGTTGCACAATGGCTCTAATTCAGAAATG GTTTTGTATTCCTATTCAATAGGTTTTGTGTATATTTTATTTGGATTAACATGCACTAGTGGATTAAGCCCTGCAGTAACATTTTGCTCAAAG CATCCAGTTCAGACTTATGGTTATGCATTCCTTTTCTCCCTGACTGGGTATTTTGGCATATCCTTTGTTCTAGCTTTGATTAAAATCTTTGGTGCCCTTCTTGCTGTAACAG TAacaacaggaagaaaagcaatgtccattgtgctttcttttttgttctttgcGAAGCCATTCACGTTACA GTATGTGTGGTCAGGCTTACTGGTTGTGCTTGGTATATTTCTTAATGTTTACAGTAAGAATATGGACAAAATCAAACTGCCTTCACTGCTTggtctttggaaaaaaaatgtggaagaaagaaaatcaaggaCGTTGTCACAAACTGTATAG
- the SLC35B3 gene encoding adenosine 3'-phospho 5'-phosphosulfate transporter 2 isoform X2, whose translation MGATLSDRKRTEGEKQAEDNSSPECSDPGTMDLKFTSSRKYISISVPSKSQTMSPHIKSIDDVVVLGMNLSKFSKPTQFFICVSGVFMFYLIYGYLQELIFSVEGFKPFGWYLTLVQFGFYSIFGLIELQLIQDKRRRIPGKTYMIIAFLTVGTMGLSNTSLGYLNYPTQVIFKCCKLIPVMIGGVFIQGKRYNIVDVSAALCMSLGLIWFTLADSTVAPNFNLTGVILISLALCADAVIGNVQEKAMKLHNGSNSEMVLYSYSIGFVYILFGLTCTSGLSPAVTFCSKHPVQTYGYAFLFSLTGYFGISFVLALIKIFGALLAVTVTTGRKAMSIVLSFLFFAKPFTLQYVWSGLLVVLGIFLNVYSKNMDKIKLPSLLGLWKKNVEERKSRTLSQTV comes from the exons ATGGGCGCCACG CTTTCAGACAGAAAACGCACAGAAGGAGAAAAGCAGGCAGAAGACAACAGCAGCCCCGAATGCAGCGACCCAGGAACCATGGATCTGAAATTCACTTCATCGAGAAAATACATTTCCATCAGTGTACCTTCCAAATCTCAAACTATGTCTCCCCATATCAAATCAATAGATGATGTTGTAGTTCTTGGCATGAATCTCAGCAAATTTAGCAAACCTACCCAATTTTTCATCTGTGTTTCTGGAGTTTTTATGTTTTATCTAATCTATGGATATTTACAG gAATTGATATTTTCAGTGGAAGGTTTTAAACCTTTTGGTTGGTACCTCACTTTAGTGCAATTTggattttattccatttttggACTAATAGAATTGCAGTTGATTCAGGACAAAAGAAGAAG AATTCCTGGCAAAACCTACATGATAATAGCATTTTTGACAGTGGGAACTATGGGTTTGTCAAATACCTCTTTAGGATATCTGAATTATCCTACTCAAGTCATCTTCAAGTGCTGTAAACTGATTCCAGTTATGATAGGTGGGGTTTTTATACAAG GAAAACGTTACAATATCGTAGACGTGTCTGCTGCCCTATGTATGAGCCTGGGATTAATATGGTTTACTTTAGCTGACAGCACAGTTGCACCAAACTTCAACTTGACAG gTGTGATCCTAATATCCCTTGCCCTCTGCGCAGATGCAGTTATAGGAAATGTACAGGAAAAAGCTATGAAGTTGCACAATGGCTCTAATTCAGAAATG GTTTTGTATTCCTATTCAATAGGTTTTGTGTATATTTTATTTGGATTAACATGCACTAGTGGATTAAGCCCTGCAGTAACATTTTGCTCAAAG CATCCAGTTCAGACTTATGGTTATGCATTCCTTTTCTCCCTGACTGGGTATTTTGGCATATCCTTTGTTCTAGCTTTGATTAAAATCTTTGGTGCCCTTCTTGCTGTAACAG TAacaacaggaagaaaagcaatgtccattgtgctttcttttttgttctttgcGAAGCCATTCACGTTACA GTATGTGTGGTCAGGCTTACTGGTTGTGCTTGGTATATTTCTTAATGTTTACAGTAAGAATATGGACAAAATCAAACTGCCTTCACTGCTTggtctttggaaaaaaaatgtggaagaaagaaaatcaaggaCGTTGTCACAAACTGTATAG